The Osmerus mordax isolate fOsmMor3 chromosome 28, fOsmMor3.pri, whole genome shotgun sequence genome segment GCCCCACCTACAAGGACCTGGACTTCCAGGATATGCTCGAGGGGCTGTACTTCGACACCGACACCTACAACGCTCTGATGAAGACCCTGCAGAGAGACTGCCGGGtaagggggtgtgggtgtgggggggggggggggggagacaatatttgcgtctctgtgtgtgtgtgtgtgtgtgtgagagagagagagacagcatgtttgtctgtgtgtgtgtgtgtgtgagagagagagacagcatgtctgtgtgtgtgtgtgtgtgtgtgtgagagagagagacagcatgtctgtgtgtgtgtgtgtgtgatatctgtCTGATGTGTGTATGGCGTGTGGGAGGGATTGTTGGATCCGCCTGTCTGCCCGTATCTGGGAGCGCCTCCCCACCAGCTCAGCGGAGCGTCTGATGGAACAACACAGACACGCTGTCAAACAGAACCAACAAGGGGGAACCTCAGATTCCCCCCCGTCCGCTGAGATCGCAGCCAGGGAACAGCCTCTCTCAGACCTGTCACATCCGATGGCTTCAGCGAGGTGCAcggctctctcctccaccctgccccgttcccacgcacacacagccctaaTATGGCCCGGCCTGGCCCAGCGCTTAGGCCCGGACCGCATGGTCACAGGGTCAGATGCCACATCAGCAGTGGTGGGGCTAGGGTACGGATTGTATTTGGCATGGAAGTACAGGAAAAATGTCAGGACTGTGGGACTGATTCTGTGTATGGGAAGTCAGcagtcaaacacacatgtaaacacacacgcgcgcacgcgctctccctttctcacacacacacacatctttactCTGATACTTTGTATACAAGTACAggacagtatgtttgtgtgtttgttgggttGGGTTGAATGTTTTCAGTTTGGGGACTTTCCGTTTATCTGGCAGAGGACAGACTGTTTCCACCGTGTTTGCAGTGGGAGCTCAGGGCTCCATGTTCCTGTGTCCTGACAGCTCTCCAAACACCCAATGTGATTAAGTCATGGACCCGATAGCGTGAGAGAGAACCAGCGGCGGAGTCTAAAGATAGTCGCCCAATCTGATGCAGCTAGCCGGCATTCCCGTCTGTTTGAGAGCGGAGAGTCATGAGATTGTCTTGGCTAATCTCgcggaggaggagattgctatTGTTTGACAGGCCATCGCAGCGCTAGCTGGAGACTGGTTTGGGTTCTGACCTGTCTTCAAAGACACACCTTTCATAACAGGCTGTGGAGTTAGTGAATCCAGACGAGAGGAGCGTTACTGCCGTGGTTTATCTTCCCGGCCTACAGCCTTGTCCTTTGTAACTGTGAGCCACGCATTCTTTTAGATTGTTCCACGTGTTGTTGTTCATCTGAAGGCTTGGTTATAGGTTTGTTTTCTAGTGTGGCACACGTCCCACCAGTTTGACCAGTATCACTTGTATCACAATTGAGAGGCTCTTTGTGGGGGACTGATAacagcagagacaggaagtctggaATGGCGTTATGGTATGTCTTCATTTACAAATGAAAGGCCTCTAATCTGAAACCGGTTTTGTATTTTTGGTGTTCACAGATTAGTTTAACCTTTCCTGGTATATGGGGCCTGTTTGATGAGCCTTTTCCCACACCTtcagacatgcaggcacacacacacacacacacacacacacacacacacacacacacacacacacacaaagcccccAGGAGAGGGTGTTCCACTGTGTCTGCCACTCAATCTCTACACAGTGTGTAGGCTGTGGTTCATGGGGCAGAGATGAGCCAGATTTAAAAAAACGGAATGACCTCGTTATATTATTTACTTTATATTACTAACAGGCTTAGAGGAAGGATTTGCAGGTCTAAGAAAAAACCCACCGGTTGTTTTTAACAGCAAACAACAACTGCTGGCCTGAGGAGAGTCGTTAGGGTAATGAGAAGGGGTGGGGCAGAGTGATATGTAGCTCTGTTAGGTAACAGTCAGTCTTGTGTGTTTTCTGATGACTGCTTCCTTTTTTTGgcggatgggggtggggggggggggggtgggagtcaCGCCTCAATGGCATTTGGGAACCAACCAGCTAAAGACTGtctattttcctctcctctcttctcctctcctctcttctcctctcctctcacatgcTCTTGAATGAAGACTTGTTGAGCCTTGGCTTAAGCGTGTCCAATGCTGATGAGAGGATAAGAGTCCTTCAAAGGCCCTCCAAAAGGCTGCTTCAGATCTTTGGGGCCCTGTTTTATTTActacttctctctcttacattctctctgtccctctctcactttttctgtcacactctcactctttctttcactctctctctcttttacactctctttctctttctgtcactcactctctcggtctctctctcggtctctttctctttctcctcattaCTTCAAAGTGACCCTCTTCTCTGGCCGGGCAGTGCAGCAGCTAAAAGGATCAGTGTGGAAAGCGGGTCACGAGCGTGCCTGGTTGTGAGGGAGATGGTCCCAGGTCTCAGTGTGACACAATTTAGGAGAAGGtctgggagggtggtgtgtgtgtgtgtgtgtgtgtgtgtgggtgtgtgtgtgtgtgtgggcgctgtgggtgtgtgtgggcgctgtgggtgtgtgtgtgtgtgggaacctGTTTCTCACGTCAGCTGTGGCCGGTCCTAAAGCAACACGTCAGGTTTAACCCCTATAACGCTGATaatgcgttttttttttttacgcctTCCCAAAGGCTGTGTTCTCTTGTCCTCCGCCTTCTGCTCCCTGGACAAATATTTATTCTCAGAAAACCGTGAATGATAGAATGACTTGCATTTGAATGTTTAATCTGGGAAACAGCCACACACGCTTTTCAGGAAGCCCTATGCATGCACAACGGGGatgttgggggtgtgtgtgggggggggggctctgtgtgtgtgtgtgggggggtctgtgtgtgtctgtgtgtgggggggggtctgtgtgtgtgggggggggtctgtgtgtgtgtgggcgggggtctgtgtttgtgtgtgtgtgtggactcgcGAGCGACTCTCGACCCCGCCGTTTGTTATTGTCACGGCTTCCTATCCTCCCCTGCTGAGCGGGAAGCAAAGTGCCCTCTAAGCAGAATCTCTCTGTCCGTTTCCATGAGTAAGCAACTGAGCCCAGGGCCCACAGAACACTGCAGCAGACAACAacagaggggggggacaggaggggggcattggggggggggggggggggagagaaggccgCTGACCGCCAGGGACGGTGGTCCGTGCTACTGTATGTGGGTCACCCAGAGAAATGTAGGGTACCccgctttccctctcttttcatttTGGTTTCCACTTCCATCCATCTCACTGCAGCTCCCGCCATGGCCTCCATATGGTCAGCTAACTCAGGACATGAATAATCCATGCAGAGTGCCACAATATCActagcgagacagagagagagagaaacaaagactaacagaagaagagagtgaaaaggagagatagaacccaacagagagagagaggaaaggagagaagaacagagacagtgaaagagagaggaagagagagagaaagaggaacagagagtgaaagagagaggaagagagcgagagacgaacagagagagtgaaggagggggagagacgaggagagtgTTTAGAGTCGGTGACAGATTCCCTTGCTGCATGTGTCTGACTGGTAACAGAGAGTCGTGTCGTGTCATGGTAATGTCACCGTCACTAAGTGGCCAGACACACTGAGAGGATGAGACAATGGCAATCTACTGTAAGCTATTATGACAGCTCTCcaaacagtactgtatgtttggTTGGGTGTTACCATGGGAGCTACTACAAGCAGAAACAAGCTGACAGGCCAGTCTCTAGCAGAGTACAGTGTCTTGGACTTTGAATTTTCCGGTTCGGTGTGACATAAgttcaagcaaacacacacacatgcacacataatcAGGTTCACACCGACACACAGTGGGTAATATTGTGTTGTGTAAGACAGGGCGGGTCATGTTGTCATGTTGAGACAACCTTTTGTGGGTCTCctgtcttcttctcttctctctacttccctcttttcctccccatcccctcttctctcctctctcctctcctctcctttcttcttctcctcttctctcttctgttcTGCTTTGTCATGGGATTCTACCACTCCTCTGGAAGAACTTtgacctgtttctctctctctctcttttttttttctttgcagaAGTACGACCAGCCAAAACCACAGTAGTCTCTTAACTATCTAACCACCCCTCTTTAGTGCTGTCAGCTGATGTTAGAGCCATATACTAAAGTCAGACAGCCTCATAAATCTGTCTAACCAGGAAACACAGAGGCGCTATAAGTCATGGCCAAACACGGCGAACGCCAGCGATGACCTACGGCAGGAAGGTCTGCGTCGTCCCTCTGAAGGCTGATATGAGAGCTGCTGGTGGGGGCCAGGTCGTGTGTGGCACAAGCCTGGTCCCCCGGTCCACCGCAGGGTGAAGAGGAGCTCTGTTCAGCCTGTTCAAAGGAGCCCAGTGtgtgaggggaagaggggaacagGGGCCAGGCTGTACTGGTGGGCTTTTTCGAGGCACAGCACTGCAGCTTGAGACCCACTGTGGAGAGAGACACGGGCCAGGAAGGAGCTTGTAGACACCAAAGACTGAAAAATATCTCAAAAACTAAACTGTCAACAGCATTACATAACACAGGAGGTGTTGTAAGATGTGGAGTAAGGTTGTGGCGTGTTATTTCTCAATAGTCACTTATGCTTTTAATAAATGACAAttttggagagagaaaaagtgcaTCTGTAAATCCTATACAGAGATATGAACACTTTTAAAGGCTTGTTGTGGAGGAGCCTTTTTACAAGCCTTTTAGATCAAAAAAACTGGTGaccatgttgtttgtttttgtattggaagGCCTGATTAGATGCAGTGGTCAAGCCAGCTGGGAGACTAATGATCGTCTatgggcaggtgtgtgtctgtgtgtgtgtgtgtgtgtgtggttatattCAAAATGGCCACTTTTTGAATATGTTGGGGGAGTCAAATAGCTGGCATGCAAATCTCCCAAGACAGGGTGACGGCAAAACTCAAACACGAGCACCATGGGATATTTTATGGctatttctctgtgtgtgtgtatacttccTCATTGTTTTCGCCATATTCATAGGCGTTCTATTAACAagaacatatttttttaattaatgagACATATTGTATTTCTAAGGAACCGGATACAAAGGTTATTGTACGTTATTACTGGTTATTGTACTTAATCTTTTCTGCACTAATATAGATTGTGGCTGAAGAGCTACTATAATCAGGGCTAGGTTATTAGTGATGGGGCTAGCCTACTATTGGTGACCAAGTAGGTTCTGTACATGTAGGTTTTTCCCAGTTAttctgagtgtgtatttgtctaGATCGAAACACATCAACCCTCTGCATTTTCCAGCTCAATTTTCTGTGCTCAGTGATTTTAAAGACAGCTGTGCTTGACGTCTGCTTCGTTAGCCTCACACTGGGCACAAGGATGATGAGATGATGTCAGGAATATTGTTTACGGGGCCTGGCGTAGAGCTGACTCATGAGGTTTCCATGACAATGATGATGAATGTTGTGGCTATTTTAGATAGCTCACAGAACGTTCCACTCCATGACACTCTCCATAACCTCTCAACTTCCCTGTTCCTCCTCGCTTCACCAACCTCATCTCTTTtgcgacagacaggcaggcagataggcaggaagacaggcaggaagagaggttGCTGAGACGAGCTGGTTCCTCCTGTGGTCACATGGTTGGGAAATAAGGCAAGCTGTAAATAAAATATTAAACAAAAATATGAGCCTTGAAAAAGGGTTCattttgttgtttattttgttgTCGGAAGCTTCAAAATAACAGCAGGCCAACCACACAAGGCACAGTTTCATAAACACTCATTTGAGATGCAAAAGTCAGTCAGGGTAGAGAAAACAAGGAAcaacagcccccagccccccctccgcactgcccatctctctctctgtctttccaagAGGCTTCTTTCATGTCTCTCGACTGTTCTGTCCTGAGcaggtgggaagagagagagtggacttGGACCCTAGGAGGCACTGGAAAACAGGGCCCAAGCCTCCTCGGACAGGTCAATGTGTAACACGGAACACCTCTGGTTATCCAGGTCCAAGTTTTCCTACTCAGATGTCCTGAACCCTCTGTGGTCACTGGGGGACAGGATATCTAGGCCAATGAAATAATTGACAAACGCACGGTGCTACTTCAACTCGCACGCAGACATTCTCGGTATTCTCTGTGGAGGTGTTTGTGTAGTGTTCTGGTTGCCTCTGAAAAACCCGTCATAGGATCTAGTCTATCGTGGCGTTTTGTTGTGGGTATCGTGGTATCTGACTCGGTTGTGGAATCCCGTCCGTACAGGTCCTGGAGAGCTTCAAGATCATGGACTACAGCCTGCTGCTCGGGGTGCACGTCCTGGACCATACCCCgaaggagggggcggagccggGGCAGGCGGGGGGCGACGGGAAGAGGCCCGTGGGACAGAGGGTCCTCTACTCCACCGCCATGGAGTCCATCCAGGGGGACGGCAAGGCGGCCGAGGTCCTCGCCACCGACGACACGTGAGTGGGAACGCGTGCGCGAACACGCAAGCACGCGCATatacgcaaacacacaggcatgcgcacacacgcccccgcacacacacacacacacacacacatgaacacataaaCAGACCTCCCCGACACCACGTCACTCCTTCACCTCACATCCTTCAAAGCGATTGTCTCCTTGGTGGGAGGGTCCAGTGTCCTCCCTGGAAgcctttgaagtgtgtgtgtgtgtggggggggggggtgaatagtTGATAGTGACCTGCGTGGTGTACTGTTCCTGCCTGACTGCATTCTGAGAGACTGACATGAGCCTgctctgtcctctgctgtgaCTCAGGATGGGCGGCATCCCCGCCAAATCTCACAAAGACGAGAAGCTGCTCATCTTCCTGGGCATCATCGACATCCTGCAGTCCTACAGGTACGGCGCCGCGGGGCATCGCATAGGTGACATGGGAATGGTAGCTACAGTACAAAAGGTACACCGAGAGAAGGCTGTTTCAGTTAagaacccttttttttttttaccccgcCCAGTAAAACAGGACAACCATCTATCTGTTCATTCTTTGTTGAGTCATTGATTTTGTGCTGCTGGGCGgaggaaagagagtgaaagagagagaaagagaaagagagagaccatggAGAGGGGAGCTGACCTGAAACTTGTTCCCTGGTTGGCGCATCAGCCTCCACTTTGGCTGTCACCATGATTAAGGCCTCGCCGCTTGTTGATGGCAGATTCACACACTAACAAATAGCTCCAATTTGTTATTATCTGATCATCTTAATCCATTCAGTcgcctccagcctgcctcttCATCCATCAGTAACATTCCCAGTTGGgttaggagggagagaatgggatTTACCCCCATCCCAGCACTCTTTGATGTCCTGGTGTGTTGAGAGCCAAGCAGAAAGGGTATCTCCGCTTGAAAAGgctttagggtgtgtgtgtgtgtgtgtgtgcgtgtgtgggagggagggagttgagCTAGAAGTTGCATAACCAACCTGACATATCTGTGACAAAGCCTTTTGTATTGTTCCCCCATCAGATTTATTAAGAAGCTGGAACACTCGTGGAAAGCCCTTGTCTACGATGGCGTAAGTCGATATGAGCCACACATCTGATACTTTGAGCGGCCCTTCCTTATGAATACGGGCCATTCACTGGTCGCATTCTTTTTGATATCAATCCCCCCCTCTGCCTGATAAAGACTGCcattgtccccctctctctccgccccttctcccccatctccttccTCAGGACTCTGTCTCAGTGCACCGGCCCGGTTTCTACGCCAACAGATTCCTCAAGTTCATGAGCACCCGGGTGTTCAGGAAGACCCAGAGTAAGTGTTCCGATCGATGCCACTCACCCGACCCTGGTTTAGTGACATGTTTTGGTGACTCGTTTCACTGGCAGAGGAAGGGAGTCTCAGTAATGACCTCGGTATGGTGCAGTTGGGCTAGTCCTGTTATTGTTGTCGTTGACAACAGCATGGCTGGAAGCAGGATTTACTTTAAACGCTGCTTTATTTGAGTGTCTGACGATTCCTGTAAGAGCGTGCACTTTGGGGTTTGCCTACCTTCTCAAGTGTCGAACTTCCTGATATCACTGACAAgaatatctgtgtttgtgtgcatactgTATATGACCGTCTACATGACTTCCTTGTGGACTCACCTAGAGGAGGAAAGTTATTGGATATCGCCAAGTCACCTGGTGAAAGTTAGGCtaaacaggttgtttgtgtGAGCGATCCAGTGACACGCGTACTCACATTTAcagttacgcacacacacagccaagtaGGTCAGGCTTCAGGGCTCAAAGGCTGCGTTCTGGATCAGTGACATGTTGTTGCGGATTGTAAAGGTTTCCCCGTTATTGTGAGACATCATGTCAAGATCCACCTAAAGAGCGCCTTCCATAACTCTGCGGTGCCTCTGCGGTGATTCCCGGGATTTGGATTAATTATTACCATGGCGATGCTTCTGAGAAGGGGTGGGTTGTGGGGGGGTTTTAATTTGAAGTTCTGCTTGGGAGGCCGGACAGGgaaggcggggggtgggggtttggtAGGGGCGGTTGCATAACGATCATTATGCACTAACAGTTGACTGATCATTTTACAGCTAATTTGGGACTGAAGCTCAGGGCTTTATTGCGCGCGATATTGGTGCAATGGGGTTAATCTGTTCATTGCCTTTATCTCCCCCAATTATCACTCTTGAttgttctccctccttctctctctctctctctctctctctctctctctctctctctcactctcactctcactctcaatctcactctctcgttctccctcttttcctctctcactttccaccgctctgtccctctctctcattccctctctccatctctcttccctacCCCGTTCCCGTTTCCCTCTGCAGCCATCCGCTTCTCCCCCTCTAAGAGGACCCGCACGTCCATCCCTGCTCTCAAGTCCTCCTCCCAGGAGATCCTGTCCTCacagacggaggagaggagcgaggagaagagagacaagcTGGGGGCGGCGCGCAGCCTGGCCAGCCTGGATGGACAAGGTAAGGTGCACTGCAGTGCagtatattacacacacacacacaccctgccaccagtaagacatagagagaccaaatggaacacaaccacaaaatgaccaaaacaacacaacacacaagataACCATTACAGTGAACCGAATGAAAACCGTCATCTTAACAGTTTGTCACACGCCACAATGTTATACCACCCCCCGACACTCATTCTGGATTTGTCGGTGGCCCCAAACAGACACTTAACTTCTCCCCAATCTGCCTTGTAAatcacagctgtggttgtgtgggATCGATAGGGCTGTTTCAAGTCACTCAGGCTCCATAAACAGATACTTGTGTTGGGGCCATAAAACGCTGTCCTGTGCTGTGGGGACAGGCTGTCCCCAGATGAAATGTGAGCCTGCTGGAAACCAAACAGATCCTCTCCTGTTATTAACGGCCCTCCTAACTCATTATcaaaatatatgtgtgtgtgtggcagtgataGTAATTGAGTTTGCGATACCCCAGCTTTTGGACCTTCCTGTGTGCTCACAGCTGTTGGCCAATatcacacaggaagagaggagggtgtggtaTTGTTAAAGTTTCACTTCACCTCACGTGTTATCAGCTCATGCCATCGCAAGCTTCCCGTAAAGCAATGTTGTTACTTTCCTGTTGGATTTAACCGTTGAACTTCAACTCTGTGTTGTTGGTAAAGCGGAACAGCGGTCAGTAGGATTGAACTCATGGTTCATAATCGAACTCAACTGGTCAAAATCAAACCCAGTGTGAGTCTGGGCAGTATGTATTTAGCGCTCCTCCCTATGGCAGAGGTAAGGTTACATCAAAGGGCATCGtacaacggtgtgtgtgtgtgtaactgtgtgtatgtgtgtgttcccccagCAGTGTTTGGGTCCTACCTGCGCCCTGACCTGGTTCCCGTGCCCCAGTCCTTCTACGAAGGCTCCTCCATGGgaaccatctcctcctcctctgtgtatgtgtgcctggaGGGCCAGACTGACGACAGGTACGGCTGTCTCCACACACCcatcccacacccacacagtccacccccagccctATACTTTCTTTTCCATCCCATCACTCACACTGTGAGCTGTGTTtgaacctctcctctctcatccgcAATCCCCCACCACTCTACCTCCTGAACAGGAAGCCcttctctatccccccccccatctctattCAGGTcacgctgctctctctctctccctccctctacctctcacaACCCCAAGCCCAGCGAGAGCAGATGCCCAGCTTTTGATGTGTTCCACACTTTATCAATGTGCTTGACTACGTCGCTCGTCACGGCACTTTATATTGATCAAGGAGAGCCTATTGGAAATGTGATTATCGACCGGTAATCAACAGAGTCTGTCATCCTGGAGTGGCTTGTTGGGCTTTGTAGGAGGGGCGTGcgggatgatgtgtgtgtgtagctagaTAGATACTTTATTCATCCCGATGGAAAaccttttttatttgtgtgtgttgggggagtgggggaaggTGTTATTCGGGTGATGATAGGTTAGTGTTGGTTGGTAGTAAACCCTGACCTTGAGTACCTGGCCTCACCTGGTCGTCCCCAATCTTCCTGTCACCTGCTCTGTCACATGACGCCTGCACACCAGGTGACTCAACACACCTGCAAAGACCACAGTCAGATAGAGATTAGATCAGCAGCATTTCAGGGTGTATAGATAAGATACAGTACATACAATGATATCTAGGCTAGGGTTTTTCCTTTAATACTTCTAGAATTGACCAGGACCTACTTTTCTCACTCACCTCCTTTTACCCCTTCTCGGCCcacctctctgtttgtctgtctgtgtgcgtaagtgtgtgtgtgagagtgtgtgtgtgtgtgtgtccaatagTGTCAGGTTCTAGCCTAATCTCTTAGGGTCTATTGTGCTGCTTGCCTGGTCTTGTCTAATTCTCATGCACCTGTCTGTTGCCCTAGATTGTTGTCGCAACTGCTGTCATGAATATTTAACTAGAGGTGTTAAGAAGGTCTCATTAGGGCTATTGTGTTGAGGAATGGGAATGTCACAAAAGGGGACATTGGGTGACTTTTTCCATGTAGACAATCAGTCTGTCAGTTAGTCAGTAATGGGCTTGTGTTCTATGTCGCTGTGTGACTTGTggctgcagaaagagagagagaga includes the following:
- the pip5k1bb gene encoding phosphatidylinositol 4-phosphate 5-kinase type-1 beta isoform X2, whose protein sequence is MSTAMENGVGGSRNTGGEKTYKKTTSSALKGAIQLGIGYTVGNLTSKPDRDVLMQDFYVVESVFLPSEGSNLTPAHHYPDFRFKTYAPLAFRYFRELFGIKPDDYLYSICNEPLIELSNPGASGSLFYLTSDDEFIVKTVQHKEAEFLQKLLPGYYMNLNQNPRTLLPKFYGLYCVQSGGINIRLVVMNNVLPRSVKMHYKYDLKGSTYKRRANRKEREKACPTYKDLDFQDMLEGLYFDTDTYNALMKTLQRDCRVLESFKIMDYSLLLGVHVLDHTPKEGAEPGQAGGDGKRPVGQRVLYSTAMESIQGDGKAAEVLATDDTMGGIPAKSHKDEKLLIFLGIIDILQSYRFIKKLEHSWKALVYDGDSVSVHRPGFYANRFLKFMSTRVFRKTQTIRFSPSKRTRTSIPALKSSSQEILSSQTEERSEEKRDKLGAARSLASLDGQVFGSYLRPDLVPVPQSFYEGSSMGTISSSSVYVCLEGQTDDRDDMASSSTFTLEDSAICLTSEQSTMDVDMDRDDGSVLDVYL
- the pip5k1bb gene encoding phosphatidylinositol 4-phosphate 5-kinase type-1 beta isoform X1, yielding MSTAMENGVGGSRNTGGEKTYKKTTSSALKGAIQLGIGYTVGNLTSKPDRDVLMQDFYVVESVFLPSEGSNLTPAHHYPDFRFKTYAPLAFRYFRELFGIKPDDYLYSICNEPLIELSNPGASGSLFYLTSDDEFIVKTVQHKEAEFLQKLLPGYYMNLNQNPRTLLPKFYGLYCVQSGGINIRLVVMNNVLPRSVKMHYKYDLKGSTYKRRANRKEREKACPTYKDLDFQDMLEGLYFDTDTYNALMKTLQRDCRVLESFKIMDYSLLLGVHVLDHTPKEGAEPGQAGGDGKRPVGQRVLYSTAMESIQGDGKAAEVLATDDTMGGIPAKSHKDEKLLIFLGIIDILQSYRFIKKLEHSWKALVYDGDSVSVHRPGFYANRFLKFMSTRVFRKTQTIRFSPSKRTRTSIPALKSSSQEILSSQTEERSEEKRDKLGAARSLASLDGQAVFGSYLRPDLVPVPQSFYEGSSMGTISSSSVYVCLEGQTDDRDDMASSSTFTLEDSAICLTSEQSTMDVDMDRDDGSVLDVYL